The genomic stretch ATAGGCCAGGCCGAGTCCGAAGCCGGCGTGCGCGAGGTGCCAGGGATCATCCTTCCGGAGCCAACGCGTCAGATGCAACGTCGTGTAGAGAGCAATCGCCAGGAACATGGATTCGCTGGCCCCCGTGGCGGCTGAGAGCAGGATGAGTGGCTGGATGGCCAGGATGCCCGTCAGAACCATCCCGGCACCTCGCCCCACCCCGAAAAGAGTGAGAAGCCGGCGGGCGAACACCATCGCCATAGCGCCACAGATTGCCGAGACGATGACCCCGGCAAACGCCTTGGAGGCCAGCACGGGGATCAGGGGCGAGAGAAGGAGCAGGGGAATCACCGCCAGCGAGGGCAACGGATTCCAGACGAACCCGATGGCCGCCAGGTGGGGATCCCGACTGAAAACCACGTAGTAGCCGTTGGCGACCCGGCTCATGGAGTCGGGAAAGATGATGTTCTGGCTGGTCAGCCAGGCCCCGACCCCTAGGTAAAGCAACAACGCGAGAATGGCCACGATCCAGTCGTCGGATATCCGCAGACGCCCATCCTTCCCGTCCTTCATCTTCATACCCTTCATCACGCACCCCCCGGATCAGAAGCCGCCTGGCTGGGTTCTCCCCCGAGCGGCGGTGGGCTGGTTTTCGTATGAAGGCCGTGTGTCGTCTTCTCCCAGTAGGAGGGGTTACGAATCAGCTGCACGACGGCCTTGACCGCGGCAACCCACATCAGCAGCCAGTACGCGGGCACCAGCAGCGCGGGCACCAGCAGGTCGGGACGTTCCATGACACGAGCCACGTACAGGCTCATGTATGTGACGAGGAGGTTGCCCACCACCATGCACATCAACCCCAGGTGGTAGATCCCAGGCGGGAACAGCCCGGCCACGATCGGGGACTGGGATGTGAACCAGATCAGGGTGAGAATCCAGAACACACCGTTGAGGACGCTGAGCAGAGGGGTTCCGGCGATGAAGATGACCATGTCCGCCACGGCCCGCCATCCGAGCTGCCTGGTGACCAGGCGCGGCGATCGCATGTGCACCAGGAAGGTTTGCAGATAGCCCTTGTACCAGCGGCTCCGCTGCCGAACCCAGTTGATCAGGTCCGGGTTGGCCTCCTCAAGAGTCGTGGAATCGAGCACGCCGACCCGGTATCCGGCCCTGTGCAAGCGGAGTCCCAGGTCGGCATCCTCGGTGACGTTCCACGGATCCCATGCCCCGACGGCCTTGAGCGCCATCACCCGGAAATGATTGGACGTGCCCCCGAGCGGAATCGGGGCGGAGATCCCCACCAGACCGGGAAGCATATTGCCGAACCATGCGCCGTAATCCAGCGTGAACCAGCGTGTCAACAGGTTCTGCCGCGAGTTGTAGAAACCCAGACGTGCCTGCACACATGCATAGTCCGTCCCCAGTCTGTCCAGGGCCAGGACGGCTTTGCGCAGCTGGAGCGGATCGGGCCGGTCCTCCGCATCGAAGATCGTGCACAGCGTCCCGCGCGCGGTCAGGAGACCGTAGTTGCAGGCCTTCGGTTTCGTCTGGGGTTCGGCCTTGGGAACCTGGATCACGGTCAGGTGCGCCCGGGGGCGCAGCCTGCTGGCTGCAGCAATGGTCTCGGTGTCATCAGCCTCCAGCAGAAGCCGAATGTCCAGCTTTTCCCTGGGATATTCGATGCGTTCCAGGGCCTCGACCAGTTCCTCAATCAACGGCTCCTTGAAAACCGGGACAAGCACCGTGTAGACGGGAAGCTGAGCATCAGGGAAAGCCCGGGCATCTTCGTCCGTGATCTTCACCATTCGCTCTCCCCGGGCACCGTGCCTGAAGAGCAGAAACCGGAACCCGAGTGCCCAGATGTAGGAAGCAGTCGCCAACGCCACCAGCACCACAGCGGTGATCCACGGCAGAAAAATCAGACCGACCAGGAACAGCACCACGACGGAGACGAGAATCCCCCGCTGCCACCGGGCCAGAACACTGTGCGCGGAATACGCGGGAGAACGATATTCCAAAGCATGACAGGCCACGTCCAAGACTTGCTCCGGAGCCACCAGGTTCGAATCCGGAAATGGCGCCGGCACCTCTTCGGCTCGGGCGATCGCTCTTCTGCCCGGTGCATGTTTGACCGACCGGGACGTCACAGAATCACCCCGATCCGCGAAAGGACGATGACGAGAACCAGCGCCACACCCACAGTGACGTAACGCGAGACTGGGATGTGGATCAGCTGATCAGAGGGAGCCCATCCACGACGGAACAAAACCGTGCCAACAACGCTCACCCACACGATGGCAACAACGATCAGGGCGATCAGGCGAGCCGGTGGAGGCAGCAACCACGCCAGAGCGGGCAGAGCTGCAGGGCACACCCACATCATGGCCCGGGTACCACTCACTATCAGCATGCACGTCGCCAGACAGAGGAGCCAGGCAATGGTGACGACCGTCGGATTACCGGCAGTTGGCCACTGCCGGAGCACCCAGATCCCCGCTCCAAACAGGATGACCGCGAGGATCAGATCGACCTCCCGATCGTCGATCCTGGGCTGTGTGCGACGAACGCAGAGCAGGACCTCGGCAACCAGCAGCGATATCAACCAGCCGATCCACAGCTCTGGCAACGCGGATGAATCTGGAATCGCCGCCGCAATCAACACCCCACACAGAAATAAGAAGACTGCATGTTCCCTTATTCCATACAGCGCGGCGATCACCCCGGGTCCTCTTCCCTGAAATTTTGTCACCTTGTTTACGGCTCCACCCATTGACGCGACGACCTCCTATGACGCTTTGGACACGACGTGAGGAATACGCTTCGCCTTCGACCGGAAGAAAGAAAACAGCCACGCCGCACGACTGATCAACAGTCGCTCCCGGTCCACTACGAAGGTAATACTCCTCGCAACCAGTGGTTAGGGCGCATCAAACGGGGGGATGCGACCATGATCATCATAACCATAATCCCCCACGAACCAAGGGACCTAGATTTCCCTAACCAAAGGCATTCAATGCCCTGACCAAAGGACATATATTTCATTGGCCGAAAGTATCGCCTCCGCCCGAATCACCCTTCGACAAGTCACGCAGGAAAACCAGCGCCTGGTGAGCGTCGCCGACGGATAGATCCCCCTGAATTCGCGGCTCCATTACGAATTCCTCGGGCTATTGAAAGCCTATCGGGCGACATGAATGCGGTATTTTCACCATCATTTTCCCACAGCGAAACACGCCGGTCACGACGCCGGGTCACGGTCACAGAAGCGTACGATCGCCCGGTCTGGCGCTCCACAGCGGGGCGAGATTTCCACAACAGGACCTAAGCTGGTGCCATGATCAAGCCGGTTGACGCCACCACCACTGCTGCCTGGGATGAGCTGGACGAGCTCGCCGACAATGCCGAACTGGATCTTCGCAGAGCTTTCGCCGACGACCCGGAGCGGGCCGCCCGTTTCACGCACACCGTCGGGGACCTGCACGTCGATCTGTCGAAAAACCTCATCAACGACGACGTCGTAGCGGCGCTGCTGCGGCTCGCAGAACAGACCGACGTAGCTGGCCGCCGGGATGCAATGTTTCGCGGCGAGCACATCAACATCACCGAGGACCGTGCGGTGCTGCACACCGCACTTCGGCTGCCTCGCAACGCGGAATTGACGGTTGACGGGCAGGACGTGGTGGCAGATGTCCACGACGTGTTGGAGAAGATGTTCGCCTTTGCCGACAAGGTGCGTTCTGGCGAGTGGGTGGGGGTCACGGGCAAACCGATCCGCACCGTAGTCAACATCGGCATCGGTGGTTCCGATCTCGGACCGGCGATGGTCTACGAGGCACTGCTGCCGTACAAGCAGCAGGGCCTGGAGTGCCGGTTCATCTCAAACATCGATCCGACCGACTGTTTCGTCAAGACCGCGGACCTGGATCCCGAAACCACGCTTTTCATCGTCGCGTCCAAGACCTTCACCACCCTGGAGACCCTCACCAATGCACGCATGGCCCGCACCTGGTTGCTGGATGCACTGGTCGCCGCAGGTTCCATCGAGGACACCGAACAGGCGCGCCGGGACGCGATCGCACAACACTTCGTGGCTGTGTCCACCGCGCTGGACAAGGTGGCAGAGTTCGGCATCGACCCGGCCAACGCCTTCGGGTTCTGGAACTGGGTGGGTGGCCGCTATTCCGTGGGGTCGGCTGTCGGCCTGCCGGTGGC from Arachnia propionica encodes the following:
- a CDS encoding glycosyltransferase family 2 protein, which gives rise to MAPEQVLDVACHALEYRSPAYSAHSVLARWQRGILVSVVVLFLVGLIFLPWITAVVLVALATASYIWALGFRFLLFRHGARGERMVKITDEDARAFPDAQLPVYTVLVPVFKEPLIEELVEALERIEYPREKLDIRLLLEADDTETIAAASRLRPRAHLTVIQVPKAEPQTKPKACNYGLLTARGTLCTIFDAEDRPDPLQLRKAVLALDRLGTDYACVQARLGFYNSRQNLLTRWFTLDYGAWFGNMLPGLVGISAPIPLGGTSNHFRVMALKAVGAWDPWNVTEDADLGLRLHRAGYRVGVLDSTTLEEANPDLINWVRQRSRWYKGYLQTFLVHMRSPRLVTRQLGWRAVADMVIFIAGTPLLSVLNGVFWILTLIWFTSQSPIVAGLFPPGIYHLGLMCMVVGNLLVTYMSLYVARVMERPDLLVPALLVPAYWLLMWVAAVKAVVQLIRNPSYWEKTTHGLHTKTSPPPLGGEPSQAASDPGGA
- the pgi gene encoding glucose-6-phosphate isomerase, which codes for MIKPVDATTTAAWDELDELADNAELDLRRAFADDPERAARFTHTVGDLHVDLSKNLINDDVVAALLRLAEQTDVAGRRDAMFRGEHINITEDRAVLHTALRLPRNAELTVDGQDVVADVHDVLEKMFAFADKVRSGEWVGVTGKPIRTVVNIGIGGSDLGPAMVYEALLPYKQQGLECRFISNIDPTDCFVKTADLDPETTLFIVASKTFTTLETLTNARMARTWLLDALVAAGSIEDTEQARRDAIAQHFVAVSTALDKVAEFGIDPANAFGFWNWVGGRYSVGSAVGLPVAIAIGPDGFRDFLAGFHTVDQHFCTTDPAHNVPLLMGLLNIWYVNFLGATSHAVLPYAQYLHRFAAYLQQLTMESNGKSVRWDGSPVTCETGEVFWGEPGTNGQHAFYQLIHQGTQLIPADFIAVANPPHAIKDGDVDVHGMLLANFFAQTAALAFGKTEEQVREEGTPEEIVPARVFSGNRPTTSILAPALTPSVIGQLIALYEHITFVQGIVWGIDSFDQWGVELGKKLALEIAPAVFGDTHALAAQDASTRALVSWYLENRR